A stretch of the Ostrea edulis chromosome 9, xbOstEdul1.1, whole genome shotgun sequence genome encodes the following:
- the LOC130050242 gene encoding uncharacterized protein LOC130050242, translating into MERRYQCSQCNASFSRPSKLQSHKRIWGHQNSYECDICHKKFAREDNLKTHREKHGNNVYHECDVCHKIFGRKDNLDLHKRSLHLQLGRGAKRKLSPNHSTSVKRRITKYDDPEDSYTIRAVEEQNMPKFNTRSMRYKVTFHGLEIRSLQNILKSLKILFSSILRDITEYMSRDDLVRLSVQSPELDFPITLPLRRLSQLTAETFLSEVERVLQSYEEFVLDESLDVDIIHVRLPSGGVGKRCKYIDLGRMLKEKRGIIRISNPDDLCCARAIVTAIARIDKHPKWERIRHGGKIQTDLAIQLHRKAGVPLRRCAIKDLQLFQKVLPDFQLNVLSKDSFNSLVYQGHDAEKKIYLYHHDDHYDVVTKVAGFLSRNYFCTKCNKGYDHKERHFCNNVCRCCHKLHSDMTENWKFCPDCNRSFKNPTCFELHRFKPVKGHSTCETYYKCQQCTRTINRRLHKREHVCGEKYCNTCMDYVDETHQCFMKPDGTEFPCEDEEQFTIEFNKKKQNQDDSEEDDPNVYIFFDFECTQDQVLECSKGHQKSSKDTKCVNCKQTWCGMKKHIPNLCVVQKVCDDCKTRKTDADSICPNCGKNELIFHGPNTRDDFCKWLFSEKNKDAKVICHNFKGYDSYPIMSYLYENGILPEVIMNGSKLMCLDVPKCNIRFLDSINFIPMALDKMPKTFGFTEMAKGYFPHLFNTTENQTVVLQHLPDVQYYHPDGMKPDKRKSFLKWYKEHKNDKFDFQKELLKYCRSDVDILRKCSLRFKELFEEMTAVNGKEGIDPFQRCITIASACQLVFRRHFLEENCIGIIPPHGYKPETKHSIKALQWLKYMSQKLGKKIQHARNGGEKVIGPYKVDGYYENDEEKVVLEFHGDFWHGNPECYSADTYNPVRGLTMGELYQETMDKQQYLQNNGYKYVCEWEKNFDQKVTEDTELREIIATLNLQTPLVPRDAFFGGRTEAFQLFAEADDNTSIKYYDVTSLYPFINKTGKIPIGHPDIITENFKDIYSYEGLVKCKVLPPHGLFIPVLPTRVNGKLLFGLCKTCMETKHISKCTHSKADRSIIGTWVTDELKKAIEKGYKITEMYEVWHFENISQYDSMTKTGGIFTDYVNTFLKVKQEASGWPDWCKSEDDKRKYIHDYYCREGILLTYDKIKFNPGLRALAKLMLNSFWGKFGQRLNLPKTQYLSEPVKYFDLLSSDEQNVLDVSFVNDEMVRIQWVNNDDFIENTGRTNVIIAAYTTAQARLKLYSYLEKLDRRVLYADTDSIVFTTKPGEWEPELGDYLGDLTNEVPDNEIEVFVTGGPKNYAYTLKTPGIDGKISLCKIRGITLSYANLQKINFETIQEMVQSMEDKDDAKITVTDFHKIARDTKTMNIITKVEEKDYKIVFDKRVLFGHLSNPYGM; encoded by the coding sequence ATGGAGAGACGATATCAATGCAGCCAATGTAACGCATCATTTTCAAGACCAAGCAAACTTCAAAGTCACAAAAGAATATGGGGTCATCAAAATTCATACGAATGTGATATATGTCACAAGAAATTTGCACGAGAAGATAACCTTAAGACCCACAGAGAGAAACACGGAAACAATGTATACCACGAGTGtgatgtttgtcataaaatatttGGTAGAAAAGACAACTTAGACCTACACAAACGAAGCCTGCATCTACAACTTGGGAGAGGCGCAAAAAGGAAGCTAAGTCCAAATCATTCTACAAGTGTTAAACGAAGGATTACTAAGTACGACGACCCTGAAGATAGTTACACAATCAGAGCAGTTGAAGAACAAAATATGCCAAAGTTTAATACCCGATCCATGAGATACAAAGTGACATTTCACGGCCTAGAAATTCGAAGtctacaaaatattttgaaaagcttgaaaatcttattttcatccatattaaGAGACATTACTGAATACATGAGTAGAGACGATCTCGTGCGTTTATCAGTACAGTCTCCAGAGCTGGATTTCCCCATCACCCTGCCATTAAGACGCTTATCACAATTGACAGCTGAAACTTTCCTGTCGGAAGTAGAACGGGTACTTCAGTCTTATGAGGAGTTTGTTCTAGACGAGTCCCTTGATGTTGATATTATTCACGTTCGACTTCCATCAGGTGGAGTTGGCAAACGATGCAAGTACATAGATCTGGGTAGAATGTTAAAGGAAAAACGAGGAATTATCCGTATCAGCAATCCAGATGATCTATGCTGCGCCCGAGCGATAGTCACAGCGATAGCTCGCATTGATAAACATCCAAAATGGGAACGCATTCGCCATGGGGGAAAGATTCAGACAGATTTGGCAATTCAACTTCATAGAAAAGCTGGTGTACCACTGCGCAGATGTGCGATTAAAGATTTACAGCTGTTTCAGAAAGTTCTACCAGATTTTCAATTAAACGTACTTTCAAAAGACAGTTTTAATTCACTGGTTTACCAAGGACACGATgcagaaaagaaaatatatctttacCATCATGACGACCACTATGATGTTGTAACAAAAGTAGCAGGGTTTCTTAGCCGTAATTATTTTTGTACCAAATGCAACAAAGGTTATGAccacaaagaaagacatttttgCAACAACGTATGCAGGTGCTGTCATAAGTTGCATTCAGATATGACAGAAAATTGGAAGTTTTGTCCTGATTGCAACAGATCCTTCAAAAATCCTACATGTTTTGAGCTGCACAGATTCAAACCTGTGAAAGGTCACAGTACTTGTGAAACGTACTACAAATGTCAACAATGTACCAGGACAATCAACAGACGTCTGCATAAAAGGGAGCACGTTTGCGGTGAGAAatattgcaatacatgtatgGATTATGTGGACGAAACTCATCAATGCTTTATGAAACCGGATGGAACTGAATTTCCCTGCGAGGATGAGGAGCAGTTCACCATCGAATtcaacaaaaagaaacaaaaccaAGATGACTCTGAAGAAGACGATCCaaatgtgtacatattttttgattttgagTGCACACAGGATCAGGTTTTAGAATGCAGCAAAGGGCACCAAAAGTCATCCAAGGATACAAAATGCGTCAACTGTAAACAGACTTGGTGTGGAATGAAAAAGCACATACCAAATCTTTGTGTTGTCCAAAAGGTTTGCGATGATTGTAAAACAAGAAAAACAGATGCCGACAGCATTTGCCCCAACTGTGGCAAAAATGAACTTATTTTTCATGGTCCAAATACACGAGACGACTTTTGCAAATGGCtgttttctgagaaaaataaagACGCAAAAGTCATCTGTCATAATTTTAAAGGATACGACAGTTATCCGATCATGAGTTACTTGTATGAAAACGGAATTCTTCCTGAGGTCATCATGAATGGTTCAAAGTTGATGTGCCTTGATGTACCAAAGTGCAACATTAGATTTCTTGATTCCATTAATTTCATTCCCATGGCATTGGATAAAATGCCTAAAACATTTGGATTCACAGAAATGGCAAAGGGATACTTTCCCCATCTATTCAATACCACAGAGAACCAGACAGTTGTCTTGCAACACTTGCCTGATGTACAGTATTATCATCCTGATGGGATGAAACCAGACAAAAGAAAAAGTTTTTTGAAGTGGTACAAAGAACATAAAAACGACAAATTTGATTTCCAAAAAGAACTTTTGAAGTACTGCAGGTCGGATGTTGATATACTTCGAAAATGCAGTCTTAGATTTAAAGAACTTTTCGAAGAAATGACAGCTGTTAATGGCAAGGAGGGTATTGACCCTTTTCAACGTTGCATTACAATTGCATCGGCGTGTCAGTTAGTTTTTCGAAGACATTTCCTAGAGGAGAATTGTATAGGAATCATTCCACCTCATGGATATAAACCCGAAACCAAACACTCAATCAAAGCATTGCAGTGGCTGAAATATATGTCACAAAAACTTGGCAAAAAGATTCAACATGCCCGAAATGGAGGAGAGAAGGTCATTGGGCCTTATAAAGTCGATGGTTATTATGAAAACGATGAGGAAAAGGTTGTTTTGGAATTTCATGGAGATTTCTGGCACGGGAATCCAGAGTGCTACTCAGCAGACACATATAATCCTGTTCGTGGTCTCACAATGGGTGAACTCTACCAAGAAACTATGGACAAGCAACAGTATTTGCAAAACAATGGTTACAAATATGTCTGTGAATGGGAGAAGAATTTTGACCAGAAAGTTACCGAGGATACAGAATTGAGGGAAATCATTGCTACCCTTAACTTGCAAACTCCACTTGTACCTCGCGATGCTTTCTTTGGTGGAAGAACAGAGGCCTTTCAGCTGTTTGCAGAGGCGGATGACAATACATCAATCAAGTACTATGATGTTACGTCCCTTTATCCTTTCATAAACAAGACTGGGAAAATTCCTATCGGACACCCGGACATTATCACGGAAAATTTCAAGGACATTTATTCTTACGAAGGGCTTGTTAAATGTAAAGTGCTACCTCCACACGGACTATTCATTCCTGTTTTGCCAACAAGAGTTAACGGGAAACTCTTATTTGGGCTCTGTAAAACATGTATGGAAacaaaacatatatcaaaatgtacacaTTCTAAAGCAGATCGTTCGATTATCGGCACATGGGTCACCGATGAGTTGAAAAAAGCGATTGAAAAGGGGTACAAGATAACCGAAATGTACGAGGTCTGGCACTTTGAAAATATCTCCCAGTACGATTCAATGACAAAAACGGGGGGAATCTTTACAGATTACGTAAATACTTTCCTCAAAGTGAAACAAGAAGCAAGTGGTTGGCCTGACTGGTGTAAATCGGAGGATGACAAAAGGAAATACATTCATGATTATTACTGTAGGGAAGGTATTTTATTAACATATGACAAAATCAAGTTTAACCCAGGGTTAAGAGCTCTTGCAAAGTTAATGCTCAACAGTTTCTGGGGAAAATTTGGCCAAAGGTTGAATTTACCAAAAACACAGTATCTCTCTGAACCTGTCAAGTATTTCGATTTATTGAGTAGTGATGAACAGAACGTGTTAGATGTCAGTTTTGTTAATGATGAAATGGTTCGGATTCAGTGGGTCAACAATGATGATTTCATTGAGAACACTGGGAGAACGAATGTCATCATCGCGGCTTACACAACAGCACAAGCTCGTCTCAAATTGTATTCCTACTTGGAAAAACTTGATAGACGAGTACTTTATGCTGACACCGACTCAATAGTATTCACCACTAAGCCTGGAGAATGGGAACCAGAACTGGGTGATTACCTTGGGGACTTAACCAATGAAGTTCCTGACAATGAAATCGAAGTGTTTGTAACTGGCGGACCTAAAAATTATGCATACACTTTGAAAACACCAGGGATTGATGGAAAGATTTCTCTGTGTAAAATACGAGGAATCACCCTAAGTTATGCCAATCTacagaaaatcaattttgaaactATACAAGAGATGGTTCAAAGTATGGAAGACAAAGATGACGCAAAAATTACAGTTACAGACTTCCACAAAATCGCAAGAGACACTAAAACAATGAATATCATCACCAAAGTTGAAGAAAAAGACTATAAGATTGTTTTTGATAAACGTGTTTTGTTTGGACATTTGTCAAATCCTTATGGAATGTAA
- the LOC125660035 gene encoding neuromedin-U receptor 2-like, with translation MFSNTSFSNTSSASLWDFPDYQTAVGFWKYLSPVLLVIGALGNTASIAILTRRSFRKSTCMFYLTVLSVADLLVLYTGLLRFWIRSAFSVDIRTFSVWGCKIHAFLVYFAMDFSSWILMTVTLDRCVLVCFPFRARLFSTMKRAPYVLLSLVLLLVFVNSHFFSTVTIKDTHCTYRNKLTMKVWPWVDLIVCNLIPFSVMLVCSIMISRKVLQTNKRVAVQRVRTISEGSDVQPSNKKITKTSSVTIMLLTIILSFFLLTLPLVVFNISYPYWIQTATTSKLASLELVRTIFSMLLYINHVIHFLCCLSGRRFRREVEDVLCCYRKHQSDGNRTHVTIN, from the coding sequence ATGTTTTCAAATACAAGCTTCAGCAATACATCCTCAGCATCTCTCTGGGATTTCCCGGATTATCAGACAGCTGTTGGTTTTTGGAAGTACCTCTCTCCCGTTCTTTTAGTTATTGGTGCGCTGGGAAATACTGCAAGCATTGCTATCCTTACACGCCGATCATTTCGGAAATCCACGTGTATGTTTTATCTAACTGTGTTGTCAGTCGCGGACTTACTGGTTCTCTACACCGGACTTCTACGATTTTGGATTCGCTCGGCATTTTCCGTCGATATTCGGACTTTCTCGGTCTGGGGTTGTAAGATTCATGCTTTTCTAGTGTATTTTGCCATGGACTTTTCTTCCTGGATTTTGATGACCGTCACGCTAGATCGGTGTGTACTAGTGTGCTTTCCATTTCGAGCACGACTGTTTTCCACGATGAAGAGAGCTCCGTACGTTCTTCTGAGTTTAGTGCTACTTTTAGTTTTTGTCAATAGTCACTTCTTTTCCACTGTTACCATTAAAGACACACACTGCACTTACAGAAATAAACTTACCATGAAGGTCTGGCCTTGGGTTGACTTGATTGTATGCAACCTCATCCCGTTTTCGGTCATGTTAGTGTGTTCAATTATGATTTCTCGGAAAGTTCTTCAAACGAACAAGCGTGTCGCTGTACAGAGAGTGAGAACTATATCAGAAGGAAGTGATGTTCAGCCCAGTAACAAGAAAATTACGAAGACGTCCTCGGTCACAATCATGCTTCTGACCATCATCCTGTCTTTCTTTCTGCTAACTCTTCCTCTGGTTGTCTTCAATATATCCTATCCTTACTGGATTCAAACAGCCACCACATCAAAACTCGCATCTTTAGAGCTGGTTCGAACTATTTTTAGTATGCTATTGTATATAAATCACGTGATTCATTTTCTTTGCTGTCTCTCTGGAAGACGTTTTCGAAGAGAGGTGGAAGATGTTTTATGTTGCTACAGAAAGCACCAATCTGACGGTAATAGGACTCATGTTACAATTAATTAA